The following coding sequences lie in one Haematobia irritans isolate KBUSLIRL chromosome 3, ASM5000362v1, whole genome shotgun sequence genomic window:
- the LOC142228994 gene encoding uncharacterized protein LOC142228994: MLSVWEYSQLTIIFLYLITIVVAIGDTYEFVYYSEDMFEDCPGEKGMHDLYDLSEFHVENFDGFIRVSGNLTNKVKDVDPTDRFQSITEVYKFGRGKWQPTPLSLVVNDICKEMVDHKSFMYSKWYIHVPPEDLKCFSEYGHTYHFEPFNVESVLDFSVNMEGRYKIEIFITIIPSNNENPIRKFCCIIYGELIKKQ, encoded by the exons atgttatcCGTTTGGGAGTATTCGCAACTTACCATTATCTTCCTATATTTAATAACAATAGTGGTGGCAATAGGAGATACTTACGAATTTGTCTATTACAGTGAGGATATGTTTGAAGACTGCCCAGGAGAGAAAGGGATGCATGACCTATACGATTTAAGTGAGTTTCACGTGGAAAACTTTGATGGATTTATTAGAGTTTCAGGTAACCTGACAAACAAAGTTAAAGATGTTGATCCTACAGATCGTTTTCAA tcaataactGAAGTATACAAATTTGGTCGTGGCAAATGGCAACCTACACCATTATCTCTAGTTGTGAATGACATATGTAAAGAAATGGTTGATCATAAGTCATTCATGTATTCGAAGTGGTATATTCATGTTCCCCCAGAAGATCTGAAGTGTTTCAGCGAATACGGA CATACCTACCATTTTGAACCATTTAATGTTGAATCAGTTCTTGATTTCTCAGTGAATATGGAAGGACgctataaaattgaaatcttcATAACAATTATTCCATCAAACAATGAAAATCctattcgaaaattttgttgtataaTCTAtggtgaattaattaaaaagcaaTAA